The genomic DNA TGAGCAGGTTATATAATGCTGTTTATATTCCCATAACTTATATTATAGACAAGAACGGAAAACTTATTGGTAAGGCGGCAGGGGCAAGGGAGTGGAGTGGCGCGCCAATAAATAGTTTGATTGAGGAACTATTAAAATGACTACTAATGAGATAGGTGTATTATGGGCACTAATTGGGGGACTGCTTTCCTTCATATCTCCGTGTGTGCTTCCGTTAGTCCCATCCTATATATCATTTATTACAGGCATTTCGTTTGAAGAGTTGACCAATCAGGAAAACGAGAGAGAGATAAAGAAGGTCATTCTGGTCAACTCTATTATGTTTATAATTGGTTTTTCAGTAGTTTTTATTTCACTTGGCGCATCTGCAAGTTTCTTCGGTCAGTTTTTTATTACCTATAAAGATATTATAAGAAAGATTGGCGGCATTATTATCATCCTCCTTGGAGTCCACATCATAGGGCTTATAAACTTCAGGATTCTCCAGCAGGATAAAAGGCTTCACTTTTTCAGAGAAAAACCGGCGGGGCTCCTTGG from Deltaproteobacteria bacterium includes the following:
- a CDS encoding sulfite exporter TauE/SafE family protein, with product MTTNEIGVLWALIGGLLSFISPCVLPLVPSYISFITGISFEELTNQENEREIKKVILVNSIMFIIGFSVVFISLGASASFFGQFFITYKDIIRKIGGIIIILLGVHIIGLINFRILQQDKRLHFFREKPAGLLGSFLVGIGFAAGWTPCIGPILASILIIAAGSETFMFGMFLMVIYSIGLAIPFLFTSFGINAFLKHFSRLKKHMRLVSIITGSFLIVIGLLIYTNYFAIISGMLNSLLPFLNF